GATCCAAGCCGATGGCCTTGAAGACATTCAAACCGGTCACGCCGAGCCTGCGCCAGCTCGTGCTCGCCGACCGCCGTGAGCTCTACAAGGGCAAGCCGGTGAAGGCGCTGACGGAGGGCAAGTCGTCCTCCGGCGGCCGGAACAACCTCGGCCGCATCACCGTCCGCTTCCGGGGCGGCGGCCACAAGCGCGTGCTGCGCAACGTCGACTTCAAGCGTCGCGAGCAGCTCGGCGTGGCCGCCACGGTGGAGCGGATCGAGTACGATCCGAACCGCACTGCGTTCATCGCGCTGATCAACTTCCCCGACGGGAAGCAGAGCTACATCCTGGCCCCCCAGCGCCTGCAGCCGGGCGACAAGGTGGTGGCCGGCGAGAGCGTCGACATCAAGCCGGGCAACGCCGCTCCGGTCGGCTCGATGCCGGTGGGCACGATCGTCCACAACGTCGAGCTGAAGATCGGCAAGGGCGGCGCGATCGCCCGCTCGGCCGGCAACTACGCGCAGATCGTCGGCCGCGACCAGGGCTACGTGACGCTCCGCCTGAACTCGGGCGAGCAGCGCCTGGTCCATGGTCAGTGCTTCGCCAGCGTCGGCGCGGTTTCCAACCCGGACCACATGAACATCTCGCTCGGCAAGGCCGGGCGCAACCGTTGGCTCGGCAAGCGCCCGCACAACCGCGGCGTGGCGATGAACCCGGTCGACCATCCGCACGGCGGCGGCGAGGGTCGCACCTCGGGCGGCCGCAACCCGGTCACGCCCTGGGGTGTGCCCACCAAGGGGAAGAAGACCCGGTCCAACAAGCGGACCGACGTGTTCATCCTGTCCAGCCGCCACAACCGCAAGAAGTAATCGCTATGGCACGCTCTCTCTGGAAGGGGCCGTTCGTCGACGGCTACCTCTTCAAGAAGGCCGAGGCGGCGCGGGGATCCTCGCGCTCCGAGGTCATCAAGATCTGGAGCCGCCGCTCCACGATCCTCCCGCAGTTCGTCGGGCTCACCTTCGGTGTGCACAACGGGCAGAAGCACATCCCGGTCTACGTGTCCGAGGAGATGGTCGGTCACAAGTTCGGCGAGTTCTCGCCGACCCGCACCTTCCCGGGCCACGCGGCCGACAAGAAGGCGAAGAGGCGCTGAGATGGGCAAGCAAGCCACCCCCCGCGCGCTCCCCGAGAACGAGGCGAAGGCCGTCGCGCGCATGCTGCGCGTCAGCCCGCAGAAGCTCAACCTCGTGGCGCAGATGATCCGCGGCAAGAAGGTCGACACGGCGCTGGCCGAGCTCCAGTTCTCGCGCAAGCGGATCTCGACCGAGGTCAAGAAGTGCCTCGAGAGCGCCATTGCCAACGCCGAGAACAACCACGATCTGGATGTCGACGACCTCGTCGTCTCCCAGGCCTTCGTGGGCAAGGCGCTGGTTCTCAAGCGCTTCCACGCCCGCGCCCGCGGCCGCGGCGCGCGTATCCTGAAGCCCTTCTCGAACCTCACCATCGTGGTTCGTGAAGTCCGCCGTGCCGAAGCGGCTTGAGGAGGAACTGATGGGCCAGAAAGTCAACCCGATCGGTCTCCGGCTCGGCATCAACCGGACCTGGGATTCCCGCTGGTTCGCCAACAAGGGCGACTACGCGAAGCTCATGCACGAGGACGTCGCGATCCGCGCCGCCCTCATGAAGCAGCTCAAGCAGGCGGCGGTCTCCAAGATCGTCATCGAGCGCCCGCACCGGAAGTGCCGCGTCACCATCCACTCGGGTCGTCCGGGCGTGGTGATCGGCAAGAAGGGCGCGGATATCGAGAAGCTGCGCAAGCTCGTCGGCACCATGACCAAGGCCGACGTGACCATCAACATCGTCGAGGTGCGCAAGCCCGAGATCGACGCCACACTGGTGGCCGACTCGATCGCCCAGCAGCTCGAGCGCCGCGTCGCCTTCCGGCGCGCCATGAAGCGGGCCGTCCAGTCGGCCATGCGTCTGGGCGCCGAGGGCATCCGGATCAACTGCTCGGGCCGTCTCGGCGGCGCCGAGATCGCCCGCCAGGAATGGTACCGCGAGGGTCGCGTCCCGCTGCACACGCTGCGCGCCGACGTCGATTACGGCACCGCTACGGCGTTCACGACCTACGGCACCTGCGGCATCAAGGTGTGGGTGTTCAAGGGCGAGATCCTTGAGCACGACCCGATGGCCCAGGACAAGAAGGCCCAGGAAGAGGGCGGCCGCTCCGGCGGACGCCGTGAGCGCGATGGCGAGGGCGGCCGCGAGCGCGGACGCCGCGAGCGCGAGCACGCGTAAGGTAGGAAGCCATGCTGCAACCGAAAAAGACCCGCTTCCGCAAGCAGTTCAAGGGCCGCATCCACGGTGCGGCCAAGGGCGGCTTCGAGCTGAACTTCGGCCAGTTCGGTCTGAAGGCGGTGGAGCCCGAGCGCGTCACCGCCCGCCAGATCGAGGCGGCCCGCCGCGCGATCACCCGCGAGATGAAGCGCCAAGGCCGCGTCTGGATCCGGGTGTTCCCGGACGTGCCGGTCTCGCCGAAGCCGACCGAGGTCCGCATGGGCTCCGGTAAGGGCGCCCCGGATTATTGGGCGGCCCGGGTCCATCCCGGCCGGATCATGTTCGAGGTCGACGGCGTTGCCGAGAACATCGCCAAGGAGGCGCTCCGCCTCGGCGCCGCGAAGCTCCCGATCCGCACGCGGGTCGTCCAGCGCATCGCCGACTGAACGGAGGATATCGTGAAGTCGACCCAACGAGTGTCTGATCTCAAGGCCCTGTCGCCGGATCAGCTGAATGACGAGTTGATCAACCTCAAGAAGGAGCAGTTCAACCTGCGCTTTCAGGGGGCCACCGGCCAGCTCGAGAACGTCGCCCGCGTCCGTGAGGTCCGCCGCGACATCGCCCGTGTCCGGACTCTGCAGCGTGCCAAGACGCTGCAGCAGGCCAAGGGCTGAGGCGGGTTTTAGGAGACAACCATGCCGAAGCGCATCCTGCAGGGCACCGTCGTCAGCGACAAGGGTGAGAAGACCATCGTGGTGAAAGTGGAGCGTCGCTTCACCCACCCGGTGATGAAGAAGACCGTGCGTCGCTCGAAGAACTACCACGCGCACGACGAGGCGAATGTCGCCAAGGTCGGCCAGACGGTGTTCATCGAGGAGTGCCGCCCGTTCTCGAAGACCAAGACCTGGAAGCTGGTCGAGGGCGACGCGACGGTGCAGGCCGAGGCCGGCGAGGCTGCCTGATTGGGCGGCGGTCGGGGTCTAAGGATCCTGGCGCATCCCGGGCCGACGTTGGGTCCTGTCTGATCGCTGGGAGCCTCGCGGCAACGCGGGGCTTTCGCGTTTTCGCCGCCAGGATGGTTCGATGTCTGCCTCGCACGGCGCGGGGCTTTCGGATCGCTCCGTCTGCACCGGTGGTGGTGGCGAAGCCAGGGACCGTTCCGGGATCCAGGAAGGTGCCGATCGCTACACGCGATAGCACGTGTCGGCACGTTGTTCGGGCATCCATCCCATCTTCCTCATTCTGAGATGACCGCGCTGCGGGCCTCGAAGGAGGGCTCCAGCCAGCCCTGCGATCCCTGGAGGGCTCCTTCGAAGCCTCCGCTTCGCTCCGGCACCTCAGGATGAGCTGGTGGCTGGGACGGCCGCCGGGATAGCGCCACGTTGACGTGGCGCGCGCTGCCCTGGGTTCCTGCGCTGCGCTCTTGATGACGCGGGACCCGCTGACCGAAGCCTTCAACTGGCAACCGTACCGGGCGCCGTCAGCGGCTAGGCTTGCGGCGCGGCCGGTTGGCCAAGGGAACGCCGGGCTGTCTCAACTCTGGAGCGATCCGCCCCAAACCGTTCCCTCGCACTTGCCGGATGAGAACAAAACAGGTACATAAGGCGGGTGTTGAAGCGCGTTGTGAACGGCGCCCAACCCCTTCATAAGGAGCCCGCCAGATGGCCCAGCCCGCATTGAAAGTGGTCGACATGCCCCCGGTGGACAAGGACAAGTCCAAGGCCATTGACGCCGCCCTGGCCCAGATCGAGCGTGCCTTCGGCAAGGGCTCGATCATGCGGCTCGGCAAGAACGACAAGGTGCAGGAGGTCGAGACCGTCTCCACCGGTTCGCTCGGGCTCGACATCGCCCTCGGCGTCGGCGGCCTGCCCCGCGGCCGCGTCATCGAGATCTACGGTCCTGAATCGTCCGGCAAGACGACGCTGGCGCTTCATACGATCGCCGAAGCCCAGAAGAAGGGCGGCGTCTGCGCCTTCGTGGATGCCGAGCACGCGCTCGATCCGGTCTACGCCCGCAAGCTCGGCGTGAACCTCGGCGACCTGCTGATCTCGCAGCCCGACACGGGCGAGCAGGCCCTGGAGATCACCGACACGCTGGTGCGCTCCGGCGCCATCGACGTGCTGGTGGTCGATTCGGTCGCCGCGCTGACCCCGCGGGCCGAGATCGAGGGCGAGATGGGCGAGAGCCAGCCCGGCCTCCAGGCACGCCTGATGAGCCGTGCCCTGCGCAAGCTCACCGGCTCGATCTCGCGCTCGAACTGCATGGTCATCTTCATCAACCAGATCCGGATGAAGATCGGCGTGATGTACGGCAGCCCCGAGACCACCACGGGCGGTAACGCCCTGAAGTTCTACGCCTCGGTGCGCCTCGACATCCGCCGGATCTCGACCCTGAAGGACCGCGACGAGGCGATCGGCAATCAGGTCCGCGTGAAGGTGGTGAAGAACAAGGTCGCGCCGCCGTTCAAGCAGGTCGAGTTCGACATCATGTTCGGCGAGGGCGTGTCGAAGGTCGGCGAGCTGATCGACCTCGGCGTCAAGGCCGGGATCGTCGAGAAGTCGGGCGCCTGGTTCTCGTACAACAGCCAGCGCCTCGGTCAGGGCCGCGAGAACTCGAAGGGGTTCCTGCGCGACAACCCGGAGATCGCGTCCAAGATCGAGGCCTCGATCCGCCAGAATTCAGGCTTGGTCGCCGAGAAGATCCTGGAGAACGCCACGCCCACAGCGGACGACCTCGGCGAGGGCGAGGCGTAAGCCTCCCCACCGCGGCCAGAACGGGCGCGGCTGGTTCATCGACGCGAGACATTTGGCGGCCCCGGAGCTTCTCCGGGGCCGTCTGCCGTTCCGGAGCTGCCCCACAGTCCGACCTGCTCAATGCGGCCGTCGCAGGCGTCCGCAGCACGCCGCCGAACCCCTCGTGCCGGGCAGGTCGCCGGCAAACTGCCGCCGCCTCAATCCGCCATCGTCTTCTTCACCGTCTCGACGAGTTGCTTCAGGCTGAAGGGCTTGGGGAGGAAGTTGAAGGTCTCACCCTCCGGCAGGTTCTTGCGGAACGCATCCTCGGCGTAGCCGGAGACGAAGATCACCTTCAGGTCGGGCTGATGCTTGCGCACCTCCCGCAGCAGGGTCGGGCCGTCCATCTCGGGCATGACGACGTCGGAGACGACGAGGTCGATCTCTTGAGCCCCCTCGCGCACGATCGCCAGGGCCTCGAGGCCCGAAGCGGCCTCCAGCACCGTGTAGCCGCGCGCCGAGAGCGCCCGGCTGTTGACCGCCCGGACCGGATCCTCGTCCTCCACGAGCAGGATGGTCCCCTGCCCCGTATGGTCGGCCGCCGGCTTGCGCGGCGCCGGTGCGTCGATCTTCGCTTGGGGCTTGGCCTCGGATTTGGCCTCGGCGCGCGCGGCCGACTCGCCCGCGGGGGGCGCTGCGCCGCCGGCCCGATCCTGCCCGGACGGCGACGGCAGAGCGGCCGCTTCGGTCCGCGGCAGGGCCGGTGTGGCGGTTACGAGCGGCGCCTCCTCGTGCTCGGCGACGGGGACGTGCCGCGGCAGGTAGATGCGGAAGGCGGTCCCCTCCCCGACGGTCGATTGCACGTCGATGGTGCCGCCGGACTGCTTGACGATACCGAACACCGTCGAGAGGCCGAGCCCCGTGCCCTTGCCGATCTCCTTGGTGGTAAAGAACGGTTCGAAGATCTTCTCCATCAGCTCGGGCGGGATGCCCTGCCCGGTGTCGCGAACCTCGATGAGGATATGATCGCCTGCCGGCGCGCCGCCGCGCCCGTCCGCCACCGCCGCAGGGCCCGGATCGGTCACGTTCTCGGTCCGGATCATCAGCTTGCCGCCGTCCGGCATGGCGTCGCGGGCATTGACCGCGAGGTTGACGATCACCTGCTCGAACTGGTTGACGTCGGCCTTCACCGGCCAGACCTCGCGGCCGTGCTTCAACTCCAGGGCGACGCGCTCGCCGAGCAGGCGCTTCAGCAGCAGGGTCAGCTCGGAGAGCGCCTCCCCAACATTCATCACCTCCGGACGCAGCGTCTGCCGCCGTGAGAACGCCAGGAGCTGGCGGACGAGGCCCGCCGCCCGGTTGGCGTTCTGCTTGATCTGCATGATGTCCTGGAAGGCCGGGTCGGTCGGCCGGTGGCTGGCCAGCAGCAGGTCCGAGTAGCCGATGATCGCCTGCAGCACGTTGTTGAAGTCGTGCGCGATCCCGCCC
This window of the Methylobacterium tardum genome carries:
- the rplB gene encoding 50S ribosomal protein L2, with the protein product MALKTFKPVTPSLRQLVLADRRELYKGKPVKALTEGKSSSGGRNNLGRITVRFRGGGHKRVLRNVDFKRREQLGVAATVERIEYDPNRTAFIALINFPDGKQSYILAPQRLQPGDKVVAGESVDIKPGNAAPVGSMPVGTIVHNVELKIGKGGAIARSAGNYAQIVGRDQGYVTLRLNSGEQRLVHGQCFASVGAVSNPDHMNISLGKAGRNRWLGKRPHNRGVAMNPVDHPHGGGEGRTSGGRNPVTPWGVPTKGKKTRSNKRTDVFILSSRHNRKK
- the rpsS gene encoding 30S ribosomal protein S19 gives rise to the protein MARSLWKGPFVDGYLFKKAEAARGSSRSEVIKIWSRRSTILPQFVGLTFGVHNGQKHIPVYVSEEMVGHKFGEFSPTRTFPGHAADKKAKRR
- the rplV gene encoding 50S ribosomal protein L22, which gives rise to MGKQATPRALPENEAKAVARMLRVSPQKLNLVAQMIRGKKVDTALAELQFSRKRISTEVKKCLESAIANAENNHDLDVDDLVVSQAFVGKALVLKRFHARARGRGARILKPFSNLTIVVREVRRAEAA
- the rpsC gene encoding 30S ribosomal protein S3 codes for the protein MGQKVNPIGLRLGINRTWDSRWFANKGDYAKLMHEDVAIRAALMKQLKQAAVSKIVIERPHRKCRVTIHSGRPGVVIGKKGADIEKLRKLVGTMTKADVTINIVEVRKPEIDATLVADSIAQQLERRVAFRRAMKRAVQSAMRLGAEGIRINCSGRLGGAEIARQEWYREGRVPLHTLRADVDYGTATAFTTYGTCGIKVWVFKGEILEHDPMAQDKKAQEEGGRSGGRRERDGEGGRERGRREREHA
- the rplP gene encoding 50S ribosomal protein L16, encoding MLQPKKTRFRKQFKGRIHGAAKGGFELNFGQFGLKAVEPERVTARQIEAARRAITREMKRQGRVWIRVFPDVPVSPKPTEVRMGSGKGAPDYWAARVHPGRIMFEVDGVAENIAKEALRLGAAKLPIRTRVVQRIAD
- the rpmC gene encoding 50S ribosomal protein L29 codes for the protein MKSTQRVSDLKALSPDQLNDELINLKKEQFNLRFQGATGQLENVARVREVRRDIARVRTLQRAKTLQQAKG
- the rpsQ gene encoding 30S ribosomal protein S17, which translates into the protein MPKRILQGTVVSDKGEKTIVVKVERRFTHPVMKKTVRRSKNYHAHDEANVAKVGQTVFIEECRPFSKTKTWKLVEGDATVQAEAGEAA
- the recA gene encoding recombinase RecA encodes the protein MPPVDKDKSKAIDAALAQIERAFGKGSIMRLGKNDKVQEVETVSTGSLGLDIALGVGGLPRGRVIEIYGPESSGKTTLALHTIAEAQKKGGVCAFVDAEHALDPVYARKLGVNLGDLLISQPDTGEQALEITDTLVRSGAIDVLVVDSVAALTPRAEIEGEMGESQPGLQARLMSRALRKLTGSISRSNCMVIFINQIRMKIGVMYGSPETTTGGNALKFYASVRLDIRRISTLKDRDEAIGNQVRVKVVKNKVAPPFKQVEFDIMFGEGVSKVGELIDLGVKAGIVEKSGAWFSYNSQRLGQGRENSKGFLRDNPEIASKIEASIRQNSGLVAEKILENATPTADDLGEGEA